CAAACCCTAAAGAAAAAGCTAATTCTCAAGCATTATCCAGCTGAAAATGGTGTCACACAAAGAACAAACACTTTGaggaacaaatgaaaaaaattttgctttccatttgttcagaaggtttgttttgttgtgttgtttttagTATATTTAAATCCCTAAAGGATCCTTTTCTGTAAAAACTCTTGTTAATGTCTGATTCTAAGCAGGTTAGCTAAGTTTCTTACGTAACTATTATGATAATCACAAGGCAAGCAGCTGCTTATTCTTCTTTTGATTTCCTTCTTACTCTTCCTCCCCTCCAAGCAGGGGATGAGACAAGTTAAGAAAGTCACAAGGGATATGTGAATACTGTCTGTAGCTTCTGGGAATGAAGTGTATTTAGAGCAGTAATTCAGGGACCAGCTGAAGGTTGGTCTTCATATCTGACTTCTACTTCATATCTGACTCCATTCCTTTCAAGCTTTCAGTTGTCAGAATATTTAGAAACAGCATTAAGGTGTTTGTTACGGCGATTTGGGCACCTACAGATCTGCTGGCAGCAGTCTGTTGATGTTTAAGGATCTGATTTTGAGTACAAAAAATAGCCAACAGCCCAGAACCTGCAGGGGTAGAGCGAGAGACTCTGAGCACACAGCTATTTGCATAGGTTTGCCTTTCTCCCTGCAGAACACAGCAAAACAAGCTCGGGACGCTTGTGGCAATCTCTTTATCttggagctctgctgctgtgtttaaGCACAGACCTTCTCAGATTATCCAACTGCCAAGCACCAGAAATCTCACTTCTCTGTGCTTTATGAGTGAGGTCATGAATGTAACTTGCTAGCAAAAATCTGGCAATAAAATACAGTTCTAAATATAATATGGACAAATCCAGCATTGTCTGCCTTTTCCTAGCTCACGAACTTCATTCCTACTACAAATCTCAAAACTTTTTCTGAGGTAAACAGGACATCTCTACCACTCCTATGCTCCACAAAGAGGGAAGTATTTGTTTTTAGAAGGTATGTTGTGAAAGGAACTGTCTTTTCCAAACAAACAGATACAAAGAAATCAGCAGGAGCACCTGCAACTTCCAACCAGGATCCTAGAATGTTGGAACATTCAAACTGCaagtattaataaataaatatatatccTGATTGTTACACTACATCTAACTGCTTTTGTCCTGTCTTCTTAAGCAACATTTTCTAGTTCTGTCATGAGTGGAAGGAAGGGCAACTTTTCTCTTCAGAATGCACCTACTGTTAGAAGTCTGCAGTGACCTCATTCAAAGTTATTTCCATAGCCACAAGCTGTTTGCTTTTGAGTTACTGGTGGTTTCTCAAGGAGCAGTAAGAACCCAAAATAGCTTAGCACGGGCCAAGCTCAGGCCACTGCCACCCGTTTTTCTATAGTTAATATCTATCAAAGGGCTTCCTGTTGCTCTTACCAGGTTCTTCCTAATTCAGCTTCCGTGTCTGGCCAGACAGAGGAACTAATCTGAATGAGCACTGGCTTCCTCTGACCTGCACACAGTACCCCCGTCAGTCCCTGGCCTCACCAGTCCTGTATATGATTTTGCAACCACCATCCCCCTCGGATGAGCATTGgggcccagggctggctgaACCATCCTGCCTAGAGAGGTCTTTGCTCACAGAGTAAGAATTCAAGTCTCAAAAGGCCTTAGCAAGCAGAAATTACTCGTTGAAGAAAGGATATGCTGAGAGACCTCATTCCAAAAGGGAAACTCAGCTATCTATTATAAACCTTTTTAATAACCCAAAGGTATGCAACAGAACAACAGAATGCAGGCTggtgtgtgtgggttttttgttttgtttttttttttttttttttttttttttttttttttttgtttgtttgttgtttttgttgttgttttgttttgtttttgtttttgttgttggctTGTTTTTACTAGAATAGACCTGAAGAGGACAGGCAAAAAGTATTCACTTAGTCCTGGCTGAATCATCAGGAAACATGCATTGAGATGTCATGTGCTTGTGTAAATCACTGCTGCAAATGTATTTGAACTGAGGTGAGTGACCAGGTGAACACCCCCTGTACAGCTGCGCTGGTTTTGTTCAAACTCATGTATTTGCTGCCTGTGTTACCATGACAAAGGTTTAGCACAAAGTACTAAACAGATTATACATCTAGTCCATGTTATAGCATTTTCCTGGATATTGCCTTCAGCCAGCTCAGGtacagctgccactgctgcagccacaccTTCTGGCTTTGGGGTGCACATACACTGCAGTGCCAAGCTACACATTTAGATCTTTGCCACAATGGAGTGATGATTAATCCAGGATTGAGGGGATACATAAATCTTCTCTCCTAATTATTATATAGTCACAGTTAATTACAAGGGTTTTTCCCTAATTGAATTTATTCTGCTGTCACTTCACATAGGAGGATTTAGCAAGGAAGAGCAGAACTAAGTGAGCCATGGTAATTACTTGTaacacagagctctgccagctgcacaCAGGATCTGTTCCTGAGTCTTTGAAACTTCCGACAAATGACCAGTTATTTTCATCTTGATACATACACCTTCCAGCTCTTCTCAAATTTCAGGTGTTATTTCAAACAGTCATTTATTACAGATTTGTTTGCTACTGTTCATTGACTGTTCATAACTGTCCTTGACtgactttttcttcctgtaactATACATAGAATTAAAGCTACAGACCATCATAATACTCTTTAAATGGGtaaaaagcagatttatttAGAGCAATAAACAGCCCTCAGTTTTGTATTCTCATTTATTGTACACAAGTTTAGCCTCAGACTACTGCTTGTTTTTGATGCCACTGAGTACAATTCAGTGAGTGCTCCTTGACTTTCAAGTTTAGCTGCCTAAtcttcagcatttaaaaaccaTGCTGATATATATAACCCACATGTTCAGTGATgtcaaataaaaaattcagcCAGTTATAGTAAGGGGGGGGCAAGTTTATGTagttaaactgaaaaaataccccaaaccccaagcaagaacaaaattttcagtgaCTAGTGTGGCAAATTACAAATAGAACCATTGTACTAGTCCTTCCCCTTTAACTACACAGTTGTCTGATTTTCATCAAGCTCCTGCAATAAATATAacctgtaaaaatatttgtgacatgataaaatgaaatattatagATTTGAAAAATTCTATTGATCTGTATGCACACTTCTTGATACAGATAAGTATATGGGAATTTTTATCACAGTTCTGAAGCCAGCAGATCAAACTGCTTCCCTGACAAATGGTTGTTACTCACTTCACACTCCAAATAATCAATGTATAAATCAGCAGTGGCACTTCCCAAAACCACCTTttgctctttcatttctcttacAGGTAGTGAATCATCAAAGATCATTCCTAACATTGTTTCTTTATTCCGTCATTAGCACTCAGTGATACTAAATGAAGTTGGTGCCACACATGTCCCTGTCCCAAAGATCTTGCAGTCTTAGGAGCTTATAATCAAAATTTCAAACTCTCTGAGAACAGGAGAAAGTCCCACGCACAGCAGCGTGTACCAGACAGGCGAGTTGCTCACACAAAAGCATTTCAACATGAAGTGAGCACGCCACTCCTTTGTCTGCAAAGGTCCCACAGAAGTGCTTGTGAGGCAGGAGTTCCACACTGGATTTGCCTATCTGCTGCCATCACAGGGAGAAAACGATTTCTTATCTGAGCCGTACCAGAAACCTTGTGTGAGGCCACACACAGACACTGATGTTTAGCTGTTCAGACAAGTGTTTAGCCTCAATCAGCCAATTTTTATCCTTCCAGGAAAAACAGGCAGCTGGACCTTTCACTTCTTTCCAAATATTATTTTGCAGTAGTTTGTGTCTATTACTGCTAATGTACTGGCTTAAAAGCACCTGCTGTAAAGTAGCATTTCAATTTCCAGGCAGGACAAGATTAGggaaaaactccaaaacaacaaacctgGATAAAGTCCCAATGAGATACTAGCAAGGATAAGAAAGTGATTGCTCCATAGATGACTACTAAAACCACAAAATACCTTGGGAATGACAGGTTAAGGAGTCTGTAGAGAAAGCATAATTGGCTTATATTGTCAGAGTAAACACCATCATACTTAATACAGCTCTGTATTTgaactctttttcttctttccctgcctgcaaGTCTTGAAGGACATGTAGATCTCAATAACAAGGAGCTGAagcttcagaaatgttttgggTACTTCATGACAAGCCACCCTAGGAAAAGGTTGCCACATGTAGCTTCAATGTATATTAAATTCATCATATGGCTGTTTGTTGAGATAACTCCTAATGATTTGTGAATGAACAAATGGCAAAACTACAAAGGAATAAAGAGCAAAATAGAGAGAATTATACATGAGGCATTTAAATCAATGACAGAGCAAAGGAATAACTGGAACAGGAAATCACAAATCTAGCTCCAGAGTGAAAATCACGGTGTATTTTATCAGTTTTATCATGTCCATCTTGAGGTTCTGTCACTTGGTCCAGTAGTGGCTGCAGTGTGGGGTGGTGAAGATGTAATGGAACTTCATGGTGTCCtgggggagaaggaggtgaCAGGGGAACACTAATGGCTCTGAGGGgatgcaggatttggggggatcgCCTCGGCTCAGTTCTGGCACTGTGCAACTGAAGAACTCCTGTGCAACTCCTCCTTGTGCCCACACCTGGGAGAGAGGGGAACAGTGGGGATGGAGAGACATCAGTTCATGGGTCAGGCCCCAAAACCTGTCTGTTCCAGCAACAAATGTGTCTGAACCCAGAATCTCAAGGGGTCTGGGAGATGGCTGGGGAATGGAGAGAGTGGCTCAGGGCTGGGTACAGGGATCTATGGGTCAGGGTACCAAGGATATGTTCCTGATTACACTACAGGGCTTATCCTGGGCTACTGGGGATGCAAACTGGGGCCCATTGGGGTGAGTTAGAGTCTGATGGGAACAACTGGGACCACTGCGGGGTGAtgtggggcactgggagcaagCAGGGGTACAACTCAGGGTCTGAAGGGGCCATTTTGGGTCTTGCAGATACAATCTGGGGCTGAGAGAGGCATTTTGGGTGCTGTTTTGATACACAAGACTGGACATTAAGAGTGAAACAGTGAATGAAATGAACAGATCAAGCTGTGGCATTTCCTTTGCTTGTAAAAAAACTCAGTGTGACAGAGACTTGTCATGGAGCCTGCAGCAGTAATGGACTACGGCTTTTCAAGTTTTTCAAATATACAGGAGAAGGCATAATGACAAACACTACAGCAGCTTTATTTGGAATTGTACTCCAGGTACTTAGAGTGCAAGTTTACCTTTATTAATCTAATAAGTTGTGGCAATTAATTAGGGATCAGTTCCCTTTTAGTATGATATAGAGCACAGGCAGAGTAATGGCAAACATAGCACAGGTCAGTGCAGTGCTGTAAATAGAACTTCTCTTGATCTGCGTTTCCAGTCTCCTCTCAGTATCACACAATTCCAAAATCACAtctctcacagcagcagcctggccctTGCCCTCCCCTGAAGGCCTTGGCATCACTCTTTCTGTAGGTCGGGAGTGGATGGCGAGTTTGACACTCTGCAGCTCAGACAGCACCTGTGTGATACTTTCCTGCAGACTGTTAAACTGCTGTTGTAAACTCCCTAGACATGAACTGACTTGTTTAATGTAGTTTAGCTGCTCATTTAAAGGCATTAAAAGAGAATCTATTTTTATGGAGTCATTCCTGGTTTCTCTAGTTAACAAAGCCCCTTCTTTCACTCCCTGCGATGCTGTTGTTTGCAGCACATTTTTTAGGTCTTCTATGACATCATTGAGATCTTTCTGCTGCAAGTAATGGCTGGAAGCCTGTTCTTTGATGGCTTCTTGTAAATTTACTGGGCCCTTCTGTGCTTCAAGCACCAAGACTTTCAATTCTTGCAGCCTTACTCGATTGACATAGGTGGAACCAAGAACACCTATAAtggctcccagcacagagccaatAATAGACCAGTTCTTCGTTTTTTCAGCTCGTGTGCGTTCTTTCTCATGGCTTTCCCTGacagctgcagagaagagagagaatttttctctctcagattCTTCTGCATTTAAATATGCAGCTCGGTACCTCTTCTCTTCCTGCAAGAAATACAGTGATGAAAAGAGAAGGTATAATATGAAGCTATAAAGTCTAtactaaaggaaaaaaccccaaaccaacccctAAACCCCAGTGCAGGTGAAGGAATGGAAATTGGGAACATCTATTAGTAGTttcagaaattttccttttactgtggaattttctttattaatcCTACTCGAGTCAATGAGACATCATTTTAAGtctgagaaatggaaaaggttATCAGGAATCACAGCTGAAGATCCTGTACACGAGAATCTGCCACATGGTGATAGAAAAAGGGTATGAGTGAGCAAGGTCTTTCACTCCCTGTGATGTTCACTGTTTCAGCCCTGCTAACTTCTCCAGACaccagcagaaagcagctgagagAACTTCCATGGATTAGCCAGAAAAGAGTTTCTCTCATCCCATGGAGAGTTAATTCATTGAATGGCAGCTTTTTCTTAACTACTCATGTACAGGTCACCACTACAACAATTAGTTATCTAGGCTCATTATCTTCAGTTTGATTCTCCAAATTTACTACTCTAGTTTAGCATTAACATATAAAATTTGCACAGGGGATCAAACCATTGAGAACAACTAAGTAAAACAAGTACCCTAAGAAATTAACTCTAAACTGAACTGCATCTACAAAGACAATCAATCACTCGTGAAggaaacaaagcacacaaattTTCAACATGTTCACCAATGCTTAAGTACCAACAAATTACCTGCAGCAACCTGTGTTCCAGAGTAGCCAGTTCTAAATACTGGGTGTCATCCCGAGAGACCCTGTCTAAGCGATCCCGAATTTCCTTCAGTTTAATCTGTTGGGCTTCTACATTTTCACGAGCCTCTCGTACTATCCCTCGAGCTATCATAAAGACATTTTCTGCCTGAGAAGAAAGAGCATTTATTTTAGAGACTTACTACCATACAGACCTAAATTGctaattatatataattttttttaaggggggaggaaaaaacccaccaacaaaATAAACCACACTCCATTTCAATTCAGAGGATAAGCTCTATTGACTACACGCATAGCCTAGAACACATTCACAGTACTTGCACAGACagccaaagcagaaaaagacatAATTTCTCCTTGGATAACCTTTTCTGCCTCAAAAAGCATTTATGCTTCATATACCTCTAttcatcattttaaaaattccacaTTATCTCCATGTTTACCTCTGTCACTTTTCCCTGAGCCTCTCGAACTTCATTGATTCCAACAAATTCTTCGTATCTGTCCCACCAATTCCTGCATGTTGCAGACACTTTTTGGAGGGAGTTTTTTCCCATAACAGTCCCTGATTCTGTGATCCGATGAAGGAGACCCATGGCCATTTCCACTGCAGACTTGGCTTCGGGCCTCTTGGGCGCCGATGGGCAGTAAGTCCTCACCATGTGTAAATTCACTTTTGGACTCCACTTCATCAATGAATGGTGATACTGCAGACCACAGGACACTGAGGACACACTTGATTTGTATTTCATAGGCCCCATGTCTTGGATTTAATTACTAAATAAAAGTGCTacaaggaagaagaagagaagttATTGAAGTATGGCTGATTCATAGCTCTTCAGCTACACATGTACCAAAACGTATCAAT
This region of Vidua chalybeata isolate OUT-0048 chromosome 12, bVidCha1 merged haplotype, whole genome shotgun sequence genomic DNA includes:
- the CCDC51 gene encoding mitochondrial potassium channel; translated protein: MGPMKYKSSVSSVSCGLQYHHSLMKWSPKVNLHMVRTYCPSAPKRPEAKSAVEMAMGLLHRITESGTVMGKNSLQKVSATCRNWWDRYEEFVGINEVREAQGKVTEAENVFMIARGIVREARENVEAQQIKLKEIRDRLDRVSRDDTQYLELATLEHRLLQEEKRYRAAYLNAEESEREKFSLFSAAVRESHEKERTRAEKTKNWSIIGSVLGAIIGVLGSTYVNRVRLQELKVLVLEAQKGPVNLQEAIKEQASSHYLQQKDLNDVIEDLKNVLQTTASQGVKEGALLTRETRNDSIKIDSLLMPLNEQLNYIKQVSSCLGSLQQQFNSLQESITQVLSELQSVKLAIHSRPTERVMPRPSGEGKGQAAAVRDVILELCDTERRLETQIKRSSIYSTALTCAMFAITLPVLYIILKGN